From Triticum urartu cultivar G1812 chromosome 2, Tu2.1, whole genome shotgun sequence, a single genomic window includes:
- the LOC125540143 gene encoding linoleate 9S-lipoxygenase-like isoform X2: MPMQIRQSPRPCARGPHAPSATGPRAPGWTATMLRPAGALERRDGPRPMLVPSAARSQLKILHPSTSPSHGATTATRAVAGSDVQTTSAATSALVQGKLLLQSSDSPNGPLRLSLQLVSATVAGRDERGVRGEAAALDAVISSGETEVDVELLWDEALGAPGAVLVTNNSGFPVYLKLLSLSSPAVHFVCNGWVYPVGKHPYRLFFTNDAYVKEKTPPALRKDREDELRLLRGEGAPADAPLQKWDRVYDYALYNDLGNPDLREDLARPVLGGSEEYPYPRRTRTSRPPSKADPASETRASLEEGVYIPCDERTGAVAKAPNLPKLEGHFGSLADVHGLFDTNAKPIAFPVPQVISANRTAWRTDEEFARQTLAGTNPLSIELVTGLPLTSKLDRALYGDQDSKITKEHIEKNLGNMTVAQAIEKDRLYVVDHHDWVMPYLKRINELPGDEEKGEISERKSYATRTLFFLQDDSTLKPLAIELSSPHPKDERLGATSTVYTPPDQLKAGDAASDTFTAWDLAKAHAASNDACKNNYVLHWLRTHATMEPVVIAANRQLSVLHPIHKLLKPHFRNTLDTNSTARHIVIGSGDERQGGAFYRNMHEVNFFTGKYGMEMSSKAYASFNFTELAFPNELIKRGVARGDPKKAGELELLIKDYPYAVDGLEIWTAIKEWVTDYCAIYYAEGDGAVAGDSELQAWWSEVRNVGHGDLSDAPWWPAMDSVNDLVETCATIIWLGSAYHSAVSFGQYAYNGFVPNRPTVTSGEMPADAGAAVTEAEFLGHITPKNEAFGLMALTMSPPVKPGEPLMGERPDTARWTSEQRAAKALLEFNAKLDAVAEAVKKRNADGALRNRNGPVEVPYTLLAPRADPAAPHVGGIPNSIAV, translated from the exons ATGCCGATGCAGATCCGTCAGAGCCCACGTCCGTGTGCCCGCGGCCCGCATGCTCCGTCCGCCACGGGCCCTAGGGCGCCGGGATGGACCGCGACGATGCTCCGTCCTGCAGGGGCGCTGGAGCGCCGGGACGGACCACGTCCAATGCTCGTCCCTTCCGCGGCTCGCTCGCAGCTCAAAATCTTGCACCCGAGCACCAGCCCAAGCCATGGCGCCACCACGGCCACGCGTGCAGTGGCCGGCTCCGACGTGCAGACCACGTCCGCCGCCACTAGCGCCCTTGTCCAAGGCAAGCTGCTGCTGCAGAGCTCCGACTCGCCTAACGGCCCGCTCAGGCTGTCCCTCCAGCTCGTCAGCGCCACCGTCGCCG GGCGTGATGAGCGCGGCGTGagaggggaggcggcggcgctggacGCCGTCATATCCAGCGGGGAGACGGAGGTCGACGTGGAGCTACTGTGGGACGAGGCCCTGGGCGCGCCCGGCGCCGTGCTCGTGACAAACAACTCCGGCTTCCCCGTGTACCTGAAGCTGCTGAGCCTGAGCTCGCCGGCCGTCCACTTCGTCTGCAACGGATGGGTCTATCCCGTCGGGAAGCACCCGTACCGCCTCTTCTTCACCAACGAC GCGTACGTGAAGGAGAAGACGCCGCCGGCGCTGCGCAAGGACAGGGAAGACGAGCTCCGTCTGCTCCGGGGCGAGGGCGCGCCGGCAGACGCGCCGCTGCAGAAATGGGACCGCGTGTACGACTACGCGCTCTACAACGACCTGGGAAACCCGGACCTGCGCGAGGACCTGGCGCGCCCGGTGCTGGGAGGGTCCGAAGAGTACCCGTACCCTCGCCGGACCAGGACCAGCCGGCCTCCGAGCAAGGCAGACCCGGCGAGCGAGACGCGGGCGTCGCTGGAGGAAGGGGTCTACATCCCATGCGACGAGCGGACCGGCGCCGTCGCCAAGGCGCCCAACCTTCCCAAGCTCGAGGGCCACTTCGGGTCCTTGGCGGATGTCCACGGCCTCTTCGACACCAACGCCAAGCCCATCGCATTCCCCGTCCCACAGGTCATCTCAG CGAATCGAACAGCTTGGCGGACCGATGAAGAGTTCGCCAGGCAAACACTCGCGGGGACAAACCCCCTGTCCATCGAGCTCGTCACCGGCCTCCCACTCACGAGCAAGCTTGACCGGGCCCTGTATGGTGACCAAGACAGCAAGATAACCAAAGAGCACATTGAGAAGAACTTGGGAAACATGACCGTGGCGCAG GCTATAGAAAAGGACAGGTTGTACGTTGTGGATCACCACGACTGGGTGATGCCGTACCTGAAGCGCATCAACGAGCTGCCAGGCGACGAGGAGAAGGGCGAGATCTCCGAGAGGAAGTCGTATGCCACAAGGACTCTCTTCTTCTTGCAAGACGACTCCACACTCAAGCCTTTGGCGATCGAGCTTAGCTCGCCGCACCCCAAGGATGAGCGCCTCGGCGCCACCAGCACGGTGTACACTCCGCCCGACCAACTCAAAGCCGGCGACGCCGCCTCCGACACCTTCACGGCGTGGGACCTCGCCAAGGCCCACGCCGCCTCCAACGACGCCTGCAAGAACAACTACGTCCTCCACTG GCTGAGGACGCACGCGACGATGGAGCCGGTGGTGATCGCGGCGAACCGGCAGCTCAGCGTGCTGCACCCAATCCACAAGCTTCTCAAGCCGCACTTCCGGAACACCTTGGACACAAATTCCACGGCACGACACATCGTCATCGGCTCCGGCGACGAGCGACAGGGCGGTGCCTTTTACCGCAACATGCACGAGGTCAACTTCTTCACCGGCAAGTACGGCATGGAGATGTCCTCCAAGGCATACGCTTCATTTAACTTCACCGAGCTCGCTTTCCCCAACGAACTCATCAAGCG AGGTGTGGCGAGAGGCGATCCGAAGAAGGCTGGGGAGCTGGAGCTGCTGATAAAGGACTACCCGTACGCCGTGGACGGGCTGGAGATCTGGACAGCCATCAAGGAATGGGTCACCGACTACTGCGCGATATACTACGCCGAGGGCGACGGCGCCGTCGCGGGCGACAGCGAGCTGCAGGCATGGTGGAGCGAGGTGCGCAACGTGGGCCACGGCGACCTGAGCGACGCGCCGTGGTGGCCGGCGATGGACAGCGTCAACGACCTCGTGGAGACCTGCGCCACCATCATCTGGCTCGGCTCCGCTTACCACTCCGCCGTCAGCTTCGGGCAGTACGCCTACAACGGCTTCGTCCCCAACCGCCCCACCGTCACCTCCGGGGAGATGCCGGCCGACGCCGGGGCGGCCGTGACCGAGGCGGAGTTCCTCGGTCACATCACCCCGAAGAACGAGGCGTTCGGCCTCATGGCGCTCACCATGAGCCCGCCGGTGAAGCCAGGGGAGCCGCTCATGGGAGAGCGGCCGGACACGGCACGGTGGACGAGCGAGCAGCGGGCAGCCAAGGCGCTGCTCGAGTTCAacgcgaagctggacgccgtcgCGGAGGCCGTCAAGAAGAGGAACGCCGACGGCGCTCTGCGGAACCGGAACGGGCCCGTGGAGGTGCCCTACACGCTGCTCGCGCCGAGGGCCGACCCTGCGGCGCCACACGTCGGCGGGATTCCCAACAGCATCGCCGTTTGA
- the LOC125540143 gene encoding seed linoleate 9S-lipoxygenase-3-like isoform X1 produces the protein MPMQIRQSPRPCARGPHAPSATGPRAPGWTATMLRPAGALERRDGPRPMLVPSAARSQLKILHPSTSPSHGATTATRAVAGSDVQTTSAATSALVQGKLLLQSSDSPNGPLRLSLQLVSATVAGRDERGVRGEAAALDAVISSGETEVDVELLWDEALGAPGAVLVTNNSGFPVYLKLLSLSSPAVHFVCNGWVYPVGKHPYRLFFTNDAYVKEKTPPALRKDREDELRLLRGEGAPADAPLQKWDRVYDYALYNDLGNPDLREDLARPVLGGSEEYPYPRRTRTSRPPSKADPASETRASLEEGVYIPCDERTGAVAKAPNLPKLEGHFGSLADVHGLFDTNAKPIAFPVPQVISANRTAWRTDEEFARQTLAGTNPLSIELVTGLPLTSKLDRALYGDQDSKITKEHIEKNLGNMTVAQAIEKDRLYVVDHHDWVMPYLKRINELPGDEEKGEISERKSYATRTLFFLQDDSTLKPLAIELSSPHPKDERLGATSTVYTPPDQLKAGDAASDTFTAWDLAKAHAASNDACKNNYVLHWLRTHATMEPVVIAANRQLSVLHPIHKLLKPHFRNTLDTNSTARHIVIGSGDERQGGAFYRNMHEVNFFTGKYGMEMSSKAYASFNFTELAFPNELIKRGMVRGAPKKPEELELPRNDELNILTAIWKWVTELFFPNEHIKTGVARGDPKKAGELELLIKDYPYAVDGLEIWTAIKEWVTDYCAIYYAEGDGAVAGDSELQAWWSEVRNVGHGDLSDAPWWPAMDSVNDLVETCATIIWLGSAYHSAVSFGQYAYNGFVPNRPTVTSGEMPADAGAAVTEAEFLGHITPKNEAFGLMALTMSPPVKPGEPLMGERPDTARWTSEQRAAKALLEFNAKLDAVAEAVKKRNADGALRNRNGPVEVPYTLLAPRADPAAPHVGGIPNSIAV, from the exons ATGCCGATGCAGATCCGTCAGAGCCCACGTCCGTGTGCCCGCGGCCCGCATGCTCCGTCCGCCACGGGCCCTAGGGCGCCGGGATGGACCGCGACGATGCTCCGTCCTGCAGGGGCGCTGGAGCGCCGGGACGGACCACGTCCAATGCTCGTCCCTTCCGCGGCTCGCTCGCAGCTCAAAATCTTGCACCCGAGCACCAGCCCAAGCCATGGCGCCACCACGGCCACGCGTGCAGTGGCCGGCTCCGACGTGCAGACCACGTCCGCCGCCACTAGCGCCCTTGTCCAAGGCAAGCTGCTGCTGCAGAGCTCCGACTCGCCTAACGGCCCGCTCAGGCTGTCCCTCCAGCTCGTCAGCGCCACCGTCGCCG GGCGTGATGAGCGCGGCGTGagaggggaggcggcggcgctggacGCCGTCATATCCAGCGGGGAGACGGAGGTCGACGTGGAGCTACTGTGGGACGAGGCCCTGGGCGCGCCCGGCGCCGTGCTCGTGACAAACAACTCCGGCTTCCCCGTGTACCTGAAGCTGCTGAGCCTGAGCTCGCCGGCCGTCCACTTCGTCTGCAACGGATGGGTCTATCCCGTCGGGAAGCACCCGTACCGCCTCTTCTTCACCAACGAC GCGTACGTGAAGGAGAAGACGCCGCCGGCGCTGCGCAAGGACAGGGAAGACGAGCTCCGTCTGCTCCGGGGCGAGGGCGCGCCGGCAGACGCGCCGCTGCAGAAATGGGACCGCGTGTACGACTACGCGCTCTACAACGACCTGGGAAACCCGGACCTGCGCGAGGACCTGGCGCGCCCGGTGCTGGGAGGGTCCGAAGAGTACCCGTACCCTCGCCGGACCAGGACCAGCCGGCCTCCGAGCAAGGCAGACCCGGCGAGCGAGACGCGGGCGTCGCTGGAGGAAGGGGTCTACATCCCATGCGACGAGCGGACCGGCGCCGTCGCCAAGGCGCCCAACCTTCCCAAGCTCGAGGGCCACTTCGGGTCCTTGGCGGATGTCCACGGCCTCTTCGACACCAACGCCAAGCCCATCGCATTCCCCGTCCCACAGGTCATCTCAG CGAATCGAACAGCTTGGCGGACCGATGAAGAGTTCGCCAGGCAAACACTCGCGGGGACAAACCCCCTGTCCATCGAGCTCGTCACCGGCCTCCCACTCACGAGCAAGCTTGACCGGGCCCTGTATGGTGACCAAGACAGCAAGATAACCAAAGAGCACATTGAGAAGAACTTGGGAAACATGACCGTGGCGCAG GCTATAGAAAAGGACAGGTTGTACGTTGTGGATCACCACGACTGGGTGATGCCGTACCTGAAGCGCATCAACGAGCTGCCAGGCGACGAGGAGAAGGGCGAGATCTCCGAGAGGAAGTCGTATGCCACAAGGACTCTCTTCTTCTTGCAAGACGACTCCACACTCAAGCCTTTGGCGATCGAGCTTAGCTCGCCGCACCCCAAGGATGAGCGCCTCGGCGCCACCAGCACGGTGTACACTCCGCCCGACCAACTCAAAGCCGGCGACGCCGCCTCCGACACCTTCACGGCGTGGGACCTCGCCAAGGCCCACGCCGCCTCCAACGACGCCTGCAAGAACAACTACGTCCTCCACTG GCTGAGGACGCACGCGACGATGGAGCCGGTGGTGATCGCGGCGAACCGGCAGCTCAGCGTGCTGCACCCAATCCACAAGCTTCTCAAGCCGCACTTCCGGAACACCTTGGACACAAATTCCACGGCACGACACATCGTCATCGGCTCCGGCGACGAGCGACAGGGCGGTGCCTTTTACCGCAACATGCACGAGGTCAACTTCTTCACCGGCAAGTACGGCATGGAGATGTCCTCCAAGGCATACGCTTCATTTAACTTCACCGAGCTCGCTTTCCCCAACGAACTCATCAAGCG TGGAATGGTGAGAGGAGCTCCGAAGAAACCTGAGGAGCTGGAGCTGCCGAGAAACGACGAGCTCAACATCTTGACGGCGATCTGGAAATGGGTCACCGAACTCTTTTTCCCCAACGAACACATCAAGAC AGGTGTGGCGAGAGGCGATCCGAAGAAGGCTGGGGAGCTGGAGCTGCTGATAAAGGACTACCCGTACGCCGTGGACGGGCTGGAGATCTGGACAGCCATCAAGGAATGGGTCACCGACTACTGCGCGATATACTACGCCGAGGGCGACGGCGCCGTCGCGGGCGACAGCGAGCTGCAGGCATGGTGGAGCGAGGTGCGCAACGTGGGCCACGGCGACCTGAGCGACGCGCCGTGGTGGCCGGCGATGGACAGCGTCAACGACCTCGTGGAGACCTGCGCCACCATCATCTGGCTCGGCTCCGCTTACCACTCCGCCGTCAGCTTCGGGCAGTACGCCTACAACGGCTTCGTCCCCAACCGCCCCACCGTCACCTCCGGGGAGATGCCGGCCGACGCCGGGGCGGCCGTGACCGAGGCGGAGTTCCTCGGTCACATCACCCCGAAGAACGAGGCGTTCGGCCTCATGGCGCTCACCATGAGCCCGCCGGTGAAGCCAGGGGAGCCGCTCATGGGAGAGCGGCCGGACACGGCACGGTGGACGAGCGAGCAGCGGGCAGCCAAGGCGCTGCTCGAGTTCAacgcgaagctggacgccgtcgCGGAGGCCGTCAAGAAGAGGAACGCCGACGGCGCTCTGCGGAACCGGAACGGGCCCGTGGAGGTGCCCTACACGCTGCTCGCGCCGAGGGCCGACCCTGCGGCGCCACACGTCGGCGGGATTCCCAACAGCATCGCCGTTTGA